One part of the Leucobacter triazinivorans genome encodes these proteins:
- the purQ gene encoding phosphoribosylformylglycinamidine synthase subunit PurQ encodes MTTRIGVVTFPGSLDDRDAQRAIRIAGAEPVALWHADHDLQGVDAIVLPGGFSYGDYLRPGAIAAISPIMTEVIEAANKGLPVLGICNGFQVLVESHLLPGGLIRNAHQQFIRRDQRLVVENADTAWTTEFAQGEEIVIPLKNGDGGYIANAETLKRLEGEGLIAFRYAEVNPNGSLDDIAGLTNERGNVVGLMPHPEHAVEPGFGPDMAEAMRSGVDGLRFFTSAVNALTARV; translated from the coding sequence ATGACCACCCGCATCGGCGTCGTCACCTTCCCCGGCTCGCTCGACGACCGCGACGCGCAGCGCGCGATCCGCATCGCCGGCGCCGAGCCGGTGGCGCTCTGGCACGCCGACCACGATCTGCAGGGCGTCGACGCGATCGTGCTGCCCGGCGGATTCAGCTACGGCGACTACCTCCGGCCGGGCGCCATCGCGGCGATCTCGCCCATCATGACCGAGGTGATCGAGGCCGCGAACAAGGGTCTCCCGGTGCTCGGCATCTGCAACGGCTTCCAGGTGCTGGTCGAGTCGCACCTGCTGCCGGGCGGGCTGATCCGCAACGCGCACCAGCAGTTCATCCGCCGCGACCAGCGGCTCGTGGTCGAGAACGCCGACACGGCGTGGACCACCGAGTTCGCGCAGGGCGAGGAGATCGTGATCCCGCTCAAGAACGGCGACGGCGGGTACATCGCCAACGCCGAGACGCTCAAGCGCCTCGAGGGCGAGGGGCTCATCGCCTTCCGCTATGCGGAGGTGAACCCCAACGGCTCGCTCGACGACATCGCCGGCCTCACCAACGAGCGGGGCAACGTCGTCGGGCTCATGCCGCACCCCGAGCACGCCGTCGAGCCGGGATTCGGTCCAGACATGGCTGAGGCGATGCGCTCCGGCGTCGATGGGCTGCGGTTCTTCACAAGCGCCGTGAACGCGCTCACCGCCCGGGTCTGA
- a CDS encoding glutamate-1-semialdehyde 2,1-aminomutase, translated as MSAASNERPAASGTARSAELAERAARVIPGGVNSPVRAYGSVGGTPRFLVSGRGAYVTDADGTEYVDLVASWGPALLGHAHPAVVDAVQEAAGRGLGFGASVPEEAELAEEIIARVPEVERLRLVSTGTEATMTAIRLARGATGRPLVVKFAGHYHGHSDGLLAEAGSGLATLAMPGSAGVTAETAGQTLVLPYNDPTALAAAFAEHGDRIAAVIAEAAAANMGVLPPEPGFTAAMIEIAHRHGALVILDEVLTGFRAGPSGYWGIEQARVPSGAAPDLFTFGKVVGGGLPLAALGGRTELMELLAPLGPVYQAGTLSGNPLAVTAGLTTLRHADVAAYRALGNAADAIIGEVTTAFEAAGVPFRVQRAGSLFSVLFGEFAEPPLDYAAVQRQEVERHRAFFHAMLEQGVNLPPSAFEAWFVTAAHDDAALERIAGALPAAARAAAAA; from the coding sequence ATGAGCGCCGCGTCGAACGAGCGGCCCGCCGCCTCGGGCACCGCGCGCAGCGCGGAGCTCGCCGAGCGTGCCGCGCGGGTGATCCCCGGCGGGGTCAACTCGCCCGTGCGCGCCTACGGCTCTGTCGGCGGCACCCCGCGATTCCTCGTCTCCGGGCGGGGGGCCTATGTCACCGATGCCGACGGCACCGAGTACGTCGACCTCGTCGCCTCGTGGGGGCCGGCGCTGCTCGGGCACGCGCACCCGGCCGTCGTCGATGCGGTGCAGGAGGCCGCCGGGCGCGGGCTCGGCTTCGGGGCGTCGGTCCCCGAGGAGGCCGAGCTCGCCGAGGAGATCATCGCGCGGGTGCCCGAGGTGGAGCGGCTGCGGCTCGTCTCGACCGGTACCGAGGCCACCATGACCGCGATCCGGCTCGCCCGCGGCGCCACCGGCCGGCCGCTCGTCGTGAAGTTCGCGGGGCACTACCACGGGCACTCCGACGGGCTGCTGGCCGAAGCGGGGTCCGGCCTCGCGACGCTCGCCATGCCGGGATCGGCCGGTGTCACCGCCGAAACTGCCGGCCAGACGCTCGTGCTGCCCTACAACGATCCCACGGCGCTCGCCGCCGCCTTCGCCGAGCACGGCGACCGGATCGCCGCGGTGATTGCCGAGGCCGCCGCGGCGAACATGGGCGTGTTGCCGCCCGAGCCGGGCTTCACCGCGGCGATGATCGAGATCGCCCACCGGCACGGGGCGCTCGTGATCCTCGACGAGGTGCTCACGGGCTTCCGGGCCGGCCCCTCGGGGTATTGGGGGATCGAGCAGGCCCGGGTGCCGTCCGGTGCGGCGCCCGACCTCTTCACCTTCGGCAAGGTGGTGGGCGGGGGGCTTCCGCTCGCCGCGCTGGGCGGCCGCACCGAGCTCATGGAGCTGCTGGCGCCGCTCGGTCCCGTCTACCAGGCGGGCACGCTCTCGGGGAATCCGCTCGCGGTGACCGCGGGGCTCACGACGCTGCGCCACGCAGACGTCGCCGCCTACCGCGCGCTGGGCAACGCCGCCGACGCGATCATCGGAGAGGTGACCACCGCGTTCGAGGCGGCCGGGGTGCCGTTCCGCGTGCAGCGCGCCGGCAGCCTGTTCAGCGTGCTCTTCGGGGAGTTCGCCGAGCCGCCGCTCGACTACGCGGCGGTGCAGCGGCAGGAGGTGGAGCGCCATCGCGCGTTCTTCCACGCGATGCTCGAGCAGGGCGTCAACCTGCCGCCGAGCGCGTTCGAGGCGTGGTTCGTGACGGCCGCGCACGATGACGCAGCGCTCGAACGGATCGCCGGGGCGCTTCCGGCCGCGGCTCGGGCGGCGGCCGCGGCGTGA
- the hemB gene encoding porphobilinogen synthase, producing MMPPTVRPRRLRTTPAMRRLVAETRVHPAELILPAFVREGISEPRAIGSMPGVLQHTLDSLRRAAADAAEAGVGGIMLFGVPAVRDAHGSAADDPEGILNLATRAVVSEAGDALVVQTDLCLDEFTDHGHCGVLDARGAVANDATLDRYRAMAVAQADAGSALLGLSGMMDGQVAAVREALDEAGHQDTAVLGYSAKYASAFYGPFREAVDSQLTGDRRSYQQDPANRREGLREAELDVAEGADIVMVKPAMSYLDVLADVAATSPVPVWAYQVSGEAAMIEAAAANGWIDRRRAIEESVVSIKRAGADAVLSYFAVELAGWIR from the coding sequence ATGATGCCCCCCACCGTCCGACCGCGCCGCCTGCGCACGACCCCGGCCATGCGCCGACTCGTCGCCGAGACCCGGGTGCACCCGGCCGAGCTGATCCTGCCCGCATTCGTGCGCGAGGGGATCTCCGAGCCCCGGGCCATCGGCTCGATGCCCGGCGTGCTCCAGCACACCCTCGACTCGTTGCGCCGCGCCGCCGCGGATGCCGCGGAGGCCGGAGTGGGCGGCATCATGCTGTTCGGCGTGCCCGCGGTGCGCGACGCGCACGGCAGCGCCGCCGACGACCCGGAGGGGATCCTCAACCTCGCCACTCGCGCCGTCGTCTCCGAAGCCGGGGATGCGCTCGTCGTGCAGACCGACCTCTGCCTCGACGAGTTCACCGATCACGGCCACTGCGGGGTGCTCGACGCGCGCGGCGCGGTCGCCAATGACGCGACCCTCGACCGCTACCGCGCGATGGCGGTCGCGCAGGCCGACGCGGGATCCGCGCTGCTCGGCCTGTCCGGCATGATGGACGGGCAGGTCGCAGCGGTGCGCGAGGCGCTCGACGAGGCCGGGCACCAGGACACGGCGGTCCTCGGCTACTCGGCGAAGTACGCCTCGGCCTTCTACGGGCCCTTCCGCGAGGCGGTCGACTCGCAGCTGACGGGTGACCGTCGCAGCTACCAGCAGGATCCCGCCAATCGGCGGGAGGGCCTGCGCGAGGCCGAGCTCGACGTCGCCGAGGGTGCCGACATCGTCATGGTGAAGCCCGCCATGAGCTATCTCGACGTGCTCGCCGACGTCGCGGCGACGAGCCCCGTGCCGGTCTGGGCCTACCAGGTCTCGGGCGAGGCCGCCATGATCGAGGCCGCGGCCGCCAACGGCTGGATCGACCGGCGCCGCGCGATCGAGGAGTCCGTGGTGAGCATCAAGCGGGCGGGGGCCGATGCCGTGCTGAGCTACTTCGCCGTCGAGCTCGCGGGGTGGATCCGATGA